One window of Klebsiella quasivariicola genomic DNA carries:
- the orn gene encoding oligoribonuclease: protein MSANENNLIWIDLEMTGLDPERDRIIEIATLVTDANLNILAEGPTIAVHQSDAQLALMDEWNVRTHTGSGLVDRVKASTVSEHDAELATIEFLKQWVPAGKSPICGNSIGQDRRFLFKYMPQLEAYFHYRYLDVSTLKELARRWKPEILDGFKKQGTHQAMDDIRESVAELAYYREHFIKL from the coding sequence ATGAGTGCAAATGAAAACAACCTCATTTGGATCGATCTTGAGATGACAGGGCTGGATCCGGAGCGCGATCGCATTATCGAAATCGCCACCCTGGTGACCGATGCCAACCTGAACATTTTGGCTGAGGGGCCGACCATCGCGGTACATCAGTCGGACGCTCAACTGGCATTAATGGACGAGTGGAATGTACGGACGCATACCGGCAGCGGGCTGGTGGATCGCGTAAAGGCCAGCACCGTCAGCGAGCACGATGCCGAACTGGCGACTATTGAGTTTCTTAAGCAGTGGGTGCCGGCAGGCAAATCGCCGATCTGCGGCAACAGCATCGGCCAGGATCGTCGCTTCCTGTTTAAGTACATGCCGCAACTGGAAGCCTATTTTCACTACCGCTACCTGGACGTCAGCACCCTGAAAGAGCTGGCGCGCCGCTGGAAGCCGGAAATTCTCGACGGCTTTAAAAAACAGGGTACCCATCAGGCGATGGACGATATCCGTGAGTCGGTCGCCGAGCTGGCTTACTATCGCGAGCATTTTATTAAGCTGTAA
- the asd gene encoding archaetidylserine decarboxylase (Phosphatidylserine decarboxylase is synthesized as a single chain precursor. Generation of the pyruvoyl active site from a Ser is coupled to cleavage of a Gly-Ser bond between the larger (beta) and smaller (alpha chains). It is an integral membrane protein.), giving the protein MLNDLKLSLQYILPKLWLTRLAGWGASKRAGWLTKLVIDLFVKYYKVDMKEAQKPDTAAYRTFNDFFVRPLRDDVRPLNTDPNVLVMPADGVISQLGAIEDDKILQAKGHDYSLEALLAGNYQMADLFRNGSFATTYLSPRDYHRVHMPCNGILREMIYVPGDLFSVNHLTAQNVPNLFARNERVICLFDTEFGPMAQILVGATIVGSIETVWSGTVTPPREGIIKRWTWPAGDSEGSVALLKGQEMGRFKLGSTVINLFAPGQVKLVDSLQSLSVTKIGQPLATAVEASTAAEPAPLPEEEIRAEHRASPLVDDTQDQG; this is encoded by the coding sequence TTGTTAAACGATCTTAAACTTTCACTGCAATACATTCTGCCTAAACTGTGGCTCACCCGCCTCGCAGGCTGGGGTGCGAGCAAACGCGCAGGTTGGTTGACGAAACTGGTCATCGATCTGTTCGTGAAATACTACAAGGTCGATATGAAAGAGGCGCAGAAGCCGGATACCGCGGCTTATCGCACCTTCAACGATTTCTTTGTGCGTCCGCTGCGCGACGACGTTCGCCCGCTGAATACCGATCCCAACGTGCTGGTGATGCCGGCAGACGGCGTGATCAGCCAGCTTGGCGCCATTGAAGACGATAAAATCCTGCAGGCCAAAGGTCATGACTACAGCCTGGAAGCCCTGCTGGCCGGCAACTATCAAATGGCCGACCTGTTCCGTAACGGCAGCTTCGCCACCACCTATCTGTCGCCGCGCGACTATCACCGCGTGCACATGCCGTGCAACGGCATCCTGCGCGAAATGATCTACGTCCCTGGCGACCTGTTCTCGGTTAACCATCTGACGGCGCAGAATGTGCCTAACCTGTTCGCCCGTAACGAGCGCGTCATCTGCCTGTTTGATACTGAGTTTGGCCCGATGGCGCAAATTCTGGTGGGCGCGACTATCGTCGGCAGCATCGAGACCGTGTGGTCCGGCACCGTGACCCCACCGCGCGAAGGCATTATTAAACGCTGGACCTGGCCCGCTGGCGACAGCGAAGGCTCCGTCGCCCTGCTGAAAGGCCAGGAGATGGGCCGCTTCAAACTGGGTTCCACCGTGATCAACCTGTTTGCCCCGGGCCAGGTGAAGCTGGTCGACTCGCTGCAAAGCCTGTCCGTGACTAAAATCGGCCAACCGCTGGCGACCGCCGTGGAAGCCAGCACCGCTGCTGAACCCGCGCCGTTACCGGAAGAAGAGATCCGCGCCGAACACCGCGCCAGCCCGCTGGTTGACGATACACAAGACCAAGGTTAA
- the rsgA gene encoding small ribosomal subunit biogenesis GTPase RsgA — protein sequence MSKNKLSKGQQRRVKANHQRRLKTTAEKADYDDNLFGETSEGIVISRFGMHADVESADGSVHRCNIRRTIRSLVTGDRVVWRPGKDAADGVNVKGIVEAVHDRASVLTRPDFYDGVKPIAANIDQIVVVSAILPELSLNIIDRYLVACEAQDIEPLIVLNKIDLLDDDGLRFVNEQMDIYRNIGYRVLLVSSRTQDGLKPLEAALTDRISIFAGQSGVGKSSLLNALLGLNEDQILTNDVSDVSGLGQHTTTAARLYHFPHGGDVIDSPGVREFGLWHLEAEQITNGFVEFHDYLGRCKYRDCKHDTDPGCALREAVENGKIAESRFENYHRILESMAQVQVKTRKNFSSSDD from the coding sequence TTGAGTAAAAATAAACTCTCCAAAGGCCAGCAGCGCCGCGTCAAAGCCAACCACCAGCGCCGTCTGAAAACCACTGCGGAGAAGGCCGACTACGATGACAACCTGTTTGGCGAAACGTCCGAAGGTATTGTCATCAGTCGCTTTGGCATGCATGCCGACGTCGAATCCGCTGACGGCAGCGTGCATCGCTGCAATATCCGCCGGACGATCCGCTCGCTGGTGACCGGCGACCGCGTGGTCTGGCGGCCGGGTAAAGACGCCGCCGATGGCGTAAACGTTAAAGGGATCGTCGAGGCGGTTCACGATCGCGCCTCCGTCCTGACGCGTCCGGATTTTTACGACGGCGTGAAGCCTATCGCCGCCAATATCGATCAGATCGTGGTGGTTTCCGCGATCCTGCCAGAGTTGTCGCTGAATATTATCGATCGTTATCTGGTGGCCTGCGAAGCGCAGGATATCGAGCCGTTGATCGTCCTGAATAAAATCGATCTGCTGGATGACGATGGCCTGCGCTTCGTCAATGAGCAAATGGACATCTACCGCAATATCGGTTACCGCGTGCTGCTGGTTTCCAGTCGTACTCAGGACGGCCTTAAGCCGCTGGAAGCGGCCCTGACCGACCGTATCAGCATCTTCGCCGGGCAGTCCGGGGTCGGTAAATCGAGCCTGCTGAACGCCCTGCTCGGGTTGAACGAGGATCAGATCCTCACCAATGATGTTTCGGACGTTTCCGGCTTAGGCCAGCACACCACCACCGCAGCGCGCCTCTACCACTTCCCGCACGGCGGCGATGTGATTGATTCGCCGGGCGTTCGTGAATTCGGCCTGTGGCATCTGGAAGCGGAACAAATCACCAATGGCTTTGTCGAATTCCATGATTATTTAGGCCGTTGCAAGTATCGCGACTGTAAACACGATACCGATCCTGGCTGTGCGCTGCGCGAAGCGGTAGAGAACGGCAAGATCGCCGAAAGCCGTTTTGAGAACTACCATCGCATCCTGGAAAGCATGGCGCAGGTACAGGTAAAAACGCGTAAAAACTTTTCCTCGTCCGATGACTGA
- a CDS encoding transporter substrate-binding domain-containing protein, with amino-acid sequence MRKVLTVLLLGTLAIGTASAETLHFGTTTANPPFVTTNGKNQPVGFDIDLAHALCQQMQAQCQFTAQRFDTLIPALRFKKFDAVIAGMEVIPMREKQVAFSRPYRQALSGVVIVNKDVAHTFADLKAKKIGVVKGTLHQHYLRDKQKAVQAIPYDDVASALAALKAGEITGVMGDFATLDAWQQENPDYAIMDERATDPAYYGKQYAIAVRKDDPELLNAINDALTAVMATPDFQQMQQKWFK; translated from the coding sequence ATGAGAAAAGTCCTCACCGTCCTGCTGCTGGGCACGCTGGCCATCGGAACCGCGTCAGCCGAGACGCTCCATTTTGGCACCACCACGGCCAATCCACCGTTTGTCACCACCAACGGCAAAAATCAGCCCGTCGGCTTCGATATCGATCTCGCGCACGCCCTGTGCCAGCAGATGCAGGCGCAGTGCCAGTTCACAGCGCAGCGTTTCGATACTCTGATCCCTGCTTTACGCTTTAAGAAGTTTGATGCGGTGATTGCCGGCATGGAAGTGATCCCGATGCGCGAGAAGCAGGTCGCCTTTAGCCGCCCCTATCGTCAGGCGCTCTCCGGGGTGGTGATCGTCAATAAAGATGTCGCCCATACCTTTGCCGATCTGAAAGCCAAAAAAATCGGCGTGGTGAAAGGCACGCTGCATCAGCACTATCTGCGCGATAAGCAGAAGGCCGTGCAGGCGATCCCTTACGACGACGTCGCCAGCGCTTTAGCCGCGCTGAAAGCTGGCGAAATAACCGGCGTCATGGGCGACTTCGCCACGCTCGACGCCTGGCAACAAGAGAACCCTGACTACGCCATCATGGATGAGCGGGCCACTGACCCGGCTTATTATGGGAAACAGTATGCAATTGCAGTGCGCAAAGACGACCCGGAGCTGCTGAATGCCATCAACGATGCCCTGACCGCGGTCATGGCGACGCCTGACTTCCAGCAGATGCAGCAAAAGTGGTTTAAATAG